A window of Streptomyces gilvosporeus contains these coding sequences:
- the gatA gene encoding Asp-tRNA(Asn)/Glu-tRNA(Gln) amidotransferase subunit GatA: MADLIKLTAAEIAAKIASGELTAVEVTEAHLARIEAVDEKVHAFLHIDREGALAQARAVDEKKARGEKLGPLAGVPLALKDIFTTQGVPTTVGSKILEGWLPPYDATVTKKLKDADVVILGKTNMDEFAMGSSTENSAYGPTGNPWDLTKIPGGSGGGSSAALASFQAPLAIGTDTGGSIRQPAAVTGTVGVKPTYGGVSRYGMVAFSSSLDQGGPCARTVLDAALLHEAIAGHDPLDSTSIDAPVPQVVEAARNGSVEGMRVGVVKQFRGEGYQAGVLQRFDESVALMKELGAEIVELDCPSFDLALAAYYLIAPSECSSNLARFDAMRYGLRVGDDGTKSAEDVTALTREAGFGPEVKRRIMLGTYALSSGYYDAYYGSAQKVRTLITRDFEKAFEQVDVIVSPTTPTTAFPIGERADDPMAMYLADVCTLPINLAGNAAMSLPCGLAPEDGLPVGLQIVAPAMKDDRLYKVGAAVEAAFAAKWGHPLLEEAPAL, translated from the coding sequence ATGGCAGACCTGATCAAGCTCACCGCCGCCGAGATCGCGGCGAAGATCGCCTCCGGCGAGCTCACCGCCGTCGAGGTGACCGAGGCCCACCTGGCCCGCATCGAGGCCGTCGACGAGAAGGTGCACGCCTTCCTGCACATCGACCGCGAGGGCGCACTGGCCCAGGCCCGCGCCGTGGACGAGAAGAAGGCCCGCGGCGAGAAGCTCGGCCCGCTGGCCGGCGTCCCGCTCGCGCTCAAGGACATCTTCACCACCCAGGGCGTGCCCACCACCGTCGGCTCCAAGATCCTCGAAGGCTGGCTGCCGCCGTACGACGCGACGGTGACCAAGAAGCTCAAGGACGCCGACGTCGTCATCCTCGGCAAGACCAACATGGACGAGTTCGCCATGGGGTCCTCCACCGAGAACAGCGCCTACGGCCCGACCGGCAACCCCTGGGACCTGACCAAGATCCCCGGCGGTTCGGGCGGCGGATCGAGCGCCGCGCTGGCCTCCTTCCAGGCCCCGCTCGCCATCGGCACGGACACCGGCGGCTCCATCCGCCAGCCCGCCGCCGTCACCGGCACCGTCGGCGTCAAGCCCACCTACGGCGGCGTCTCCCGCTACGGCATGGTCGCCTTCTCGTCCTCCCTCGACCAGGGCGGCCCCTGCGCCCGTACGGTCCTGGACGCGGCGCTGCTGCACGAGGCCATCGCCGGGCACGACCCGCTGGACTCCACCTCCATCGACGCCCCCGTCCCGCAGGTCGTCGAGGCGGCCCGCAACGGCAGCGTCGAGGGCATGCGCGTCGGCGTCGTCAAGCAGTTCCGCGGCGAGGGCTACCAGGCCGGTGTCCTCCAGCGCTTCGACGAGTCGGTCGCGCTGATGAAGGAGCTGGGCGCCGAGATCGTCGAACTGGACTGCCCGTCCTTCGACCTGGCGCTCGCGGCGTACTACCTGATCGCGCCGTCCGAGTGCTCCTCCAACCTCGCCCGCTTCGACGCCATGCGCTACGGCCTGCGGGTCGGCGACGACGGCACGAAGTCCGCCGAGGACGTCACCGCCCTGACCCGCGAGGCCGGCTTCGGCCCCGAGGTCAAGCGCCGCATCATGCTCGGTACGTACGCGCTCAGCTCCGGCTACTACGACGCGTACTACGGCAGCGCGCAGAAGGTCCGCACGCTGATCACCCGCGACTTCGAGAAGGCCTTCGAGCAGGTCGACGTGATCGTCTCCCCGACGACGCCGACCACCGCCTTCCCGATCGGTGAGCGCGCCGACGACCCGATGGCGATGTACCTCGCCGATGTGTGCACGCTCCCGATCAACCTCGCGGGCAACGCGGCCATGTCGCTGCCGTGCGGTCTGGCCCCCGAGGACGGCCTGCCGGTCGGCCTCCAGATCGTCGCCCCCGCCATGAAGGACGACCGGCTCTACAAGGTCGGTGCCGCGGTCGAGGCCGCGTTCGCCGCCAAGTGGGGTCACCCGCTGCTCGAGGAGGCACCAGCACTGTGA
- the gatB gene encoding Asp-tRNA(Asn)/Glu-tRNA(Gln) amidotransferase subunit GatB → MTVTDLVSYEDALAAYDPVMGLEVHVELGTKTKMFCGCSTTLGADANSQTCPTCLGLPGSLPVVNATGVESAIKIGLALNCSIAEWCRFARKNYFYPDMPKNFQTSQYDEPIAFDGYLDVQLEDGEVFRVEIERAHMEEDTGKSTHVGGATGRIHGARHSLLDYNRAGIPLIEIVTKPIEGAGERAPEVAKAYVAELRELIKALDVSEARMEQGQMRCDVNLSLRPNGTEKFGTRSETKNVNSLRSVERAVRFEVQRHAAVLSSGGTIVQETRHFHEEDGSTTSGRIKEEAEDYRYFPEPDLVPVAPSREWVEELRAALPELPRVRRNRLREEWGISEHDMQSILNAGAVDLIVATVEAGADAAAARKWWMGELARRANEDGVELAALPITPAQVARVTALVADGSLNDKLARQTIEGVLAGEGDPDTVVDKRGLKVVSDEGALGTAVDEAIAANAAIADKIRGGKVAAAGALVGAVMKATRGQADAARVRELILEKLGVEG, encoded by the coding sequence GTGACTGTCACCGACCTGGTGTCGTACGAGGACGCGCTGGCCGCCTACGACCCCGTCATGGGGCTCGAGGTACACGTCGAACTCGGCACCAAGACCAAGATGTTCTGCGGGTGCTCCACCACCCTGGGCGCCGACGCCAACTCGCAGACCTGCCCCACCTGCCTGGGCCTGCCCGGCTCGCTGCCGGTCGTCAACGCGACCGGCGTCGAGTCCGCCATCAAGATCGGCCTGGCCCTGAACTGCTCCATCGCCGAATGGTGCCGCTTCGCCCGGAAGAACTACTTCTATCCGGACATGCCGAAGAACTTCCAGACCTCCCAGTACGACGAGCCGATCGCCTTCGACGGCTACCTCGACGTGCAGCTGGAGGACGGCGAGGTCTTCCGCGTCGAGATCGAGCGCGCCCACATGGAGGAGGACACCGGCAAGTCGACGCACGTCGGCGGTGCCACCGGCCGCATCCACGGCGCCCGGCACTCCCTCCTGGACTACAACCGCGCCGGCATCCCGCTCATCGAGATCGTCACCAAGCCCATCGAGGGCGCGGGCGAGCGCGCCCCCGAGGTCGCCAAGGCGTACGTCGCCGAGCTGCGCGAGCTCATCAAGGCGCTCGACGTCTCCGAGGCCCGTATGGAGCAGGGCCAGATGCGCTGCGATGTGAACCTCTCGCTGCGCCCCAACGGCACCGAGAAGTTCGGCACTCGTTCGGAGACCAAGAACGTCAACTCGCTGCGCTCCGTGGAGCGCGCGGTCCGCTTCGAGGTCCAGCGGCATGCCGCGGTGCTCTCCTCCGGCGGCACGATCGTCCAGGAGACCCGCCACTTCCACGAGGAGGACGGCTCCACGACGTCCGGCCGCATCAAGGAAGAGGCCGAGGACTACCGCTACTTCCCCGAGCCGGACCTGGTGCCGGTGGCCCCCTCCCGCGAGTGGGTCGAGGAACTGCGGGCGGCCCTGCCCGAGCTGCCGCGGGTGCGCCGCAACCGCCTCCGCGAGGAGTGGGGCATCAGCGAGCACGACATGCAGTCCATCCTCAACGCCGGTGCGGTCGACCTGATCGTCGCCACCGTCGAGGCCGGTGCGGATGCCGCCGCGGCCCGTAAGTGGTGGATGGGCGAGCTGGCCCGCCGCGCCAACGAGGACGGCGTCGAGCTGGCCGCGCTGCCGATCACGCCCGCCCAGGTCGCCCGGGTCACCGCCCTGGTGGCCGACGGCTCGCTCAACGACAAGCTGGCCCGCCAGACCATCGAGGGCGTGCTGGCCGGCGAGGGCGACCCGGACACCGTCGTCGACAAGCGCGGCCTCAAGGTCGTCTCCGACGAGGGCGCCCTGGGCACCGCCGTCGACGAGGCCATCGCCGCCAACGCCGCCATCGCCGACAAGATCCGCGGCGGCAAGGTGGCCGCGGCCGGCGCCCTGGTCGGCGCGGTCATGAAGGCCACGCGCGGGCAGGCGGACGCGGCGCGGGTGCGCGAGCTGATCCTGGAGAAGCTGGGCGTGGAGGGCTGA
- a CDS encoding helix-turn-helix transcriptional regulator, which yields MARGAAPFNHRVLAGLRRSKPVDGRLLSAAELAQRVGTSKARILAYEAGTSVPEAARIAQLARIFRVPAKELYREPTSPQDGIRTLRLSAGLTMAELSARLGISVAAYRDLERAAMLPARTDSTLPLRLARELSVQLREIDAALDRHPHAGARRQKITQLLDTLFARAHTTHTAAVIDMAEPQLLDVARLLRRPPSVVCRLVNHELTQLRLGLKARAEATASLAYAQSDREAQRARSLIEAHSRAIDEAPERAATTLVRFLAEAMSSRQWRAVVHLVNREVTVPEPVARELADPEAWVALIARNFVVRERPSGNGPAAYTLSAWGLGRIMSQAPLYGCLYPRASAPDEQLAIRLRLRMTARRSNVYRPDAGPLQPDG from the coding sequence ATGGCCCGTGGAGCCGCCCCGTTCAACCACCGCGTCCTCGCCGGTCTGCGGCGCAGCAAGCCCGTCGACGGGCGTCTGCTGAGCGCCGCTGAACTGGCCCAGAGGGTCGGCACGTCGAAGGCCCGCATTCTGGCGTACGAGGCGGGCACGTCGGTGCCCGAGGCCGCCCGGATCGCCCAACTGGCCCGGATCTTCCGGGTGCCGGCGAAGGAGCTCTACCGGGAACCGACCAGCCCCCAGGACGGCATACGCACGCTCCGCCTGTCCGCGGGGCTCACGATGGCGGAGCTTTCGGCCCGGCTGGGCATCAGCGTCGCGGCCTACCGCGATCTGGAACGTGCCGCGATGCTTCCCGCGCGCACGGACAGCACGCTGCCGCTGCGGCTCGCCCGGGAACTCTCCGTACAGTTGCGGGAGATCGACGCCGCTCTGGACCGCCATCCGCATGCCGGCGCACGCCGCCAGAAGATCACACAGCTGCTGGACACGCTGTTCGCCCGCGCACACACCACGCACACCGCAGCGGTCATCGACATGGCGGAGCCCCAACTCCTCGATGTGGCACGCCTCTTGCGTCGTCCCCCGAGCGTGGTGTGCCGGCTGGTGAACCACGAACTGACGCAGTTGCGGCTGGGGCTGAAGGCGAGGGCGGAGGCCACGGCGAGCCTGGCGTATGCGCAGAGCGACCGGGAAGCCCAACGGGCCCGGTCCCTGATCGAGGCCCATTCGCGTGCCATCGACGAGGCACCGGAACGCGCCGCCACCACCCTGGTCCGGTTCCTGGCCGAGGCCATGAGCAGCCGCCAGTGGCGGGCGGTCGTCCACCTGGTCAACAGGGAGGTCACCGTACCCGAGCCGGTCGCCCGCGAGCTGGCCGACCCCGAGGCGTGGGTCGCCCTGATCGCGCGCAATTTCGTCGTGCGGGAGCGCCCGTCGGGCAACGGTCCGGCGGCCTACACCCTTTCCGCCTGGGGACTGGGCCGGATCATGTCCCAGGCTCCGCTGTACGGCTGCCTGTACCCCCGCGCTTCGGCGCCCGACGAACAACTCGCGATCAGGCTTCGGCTGCGCATGACGGCGCGGCGCTCGAACGTCTACCGGCCGGACGCGGGGCCCCTACAGCCGGACGGCTGA
- a CDS encoding TIGR03620 family F420-dependent LLM class oxidoreductase produces the protein MPRRRAVLSRKGITDHIRPADCAPDSGGTSHGTAGYGALWFGEAQATKEAFSHAGLLLAATERITVATGIANIWVRDATAMNGAAHTLAEAYDGRFLLGLGASHAPQVNGRGHTYAKPLAAMRNYLDAMDAAPYDAPVGERPFARVLAALGPKMLELAAERAAGVHPYFVTPAHTAKAREALGEGPLLAPEQAVLLEPNPATARALAREHHLGFYLALPNYVNSLRRLGFEDDDFTGGGSDRLVDAIVAWGDADVIRRRVQERHAAGADHVAIQPVAADRGLGLDQLRELAPALLEV, from the coding sequence ATGCCCCGCCGGCGTGCGGTGCTGTCAAGGAAAGGGATCACGGATCACATTCGGCCGGCCGACTGCGCGCCGGACAGTGGAGGAACGAGCCATGGCACAGCAGGCTACGGGGCGCTGTGGTTCGGCGAGGCGCAGGCGACCAAGGAGGCGTTCAGCCACGCCGGTCTGCTCCTTGCGGCCACCGAGCGGATCACCGTCGCCACCGGTATCGCCAACATCTGGGTACGGGACGCCACGGCGATGAACGGCGCCGCGCACACCCTGGCCGAGGCGTACGACGGCCGCTTCCTGCTGGGCCTCGGGGCCAGCCACGCCCCGCAGGTGAACGGCCGCGGCCATACGTACGCCAAGCCGCTCGCCGCGATGAGGAACTATCTCGATGCCATGGACGCGGCCCCGTACGACGCCCCCGTGGGCGAGCGGCCGTTCGCCCGGGTCCTGGCGGCGCTCGGCCCCAAGATGCTGGAACTGGCCGCCGAACGGGCCGCGGGCGTGCACCCGTACTTCGTGACCCCGGCGCACACCGCCAAGGCCCGCGAGGCCCTCGGCGAGGGGCCGCTGCTCGCCCCCGAACAGGCCGTCCTGCTGGAGCCCAACCCGGCGACCGCCCGTGCGCTGGCCCGGGAACACCACCTCGGCTTCTACCTTGCCCTGCCGAACTACGTGAACAGCCTGCGCCGACTCGGCTTCGAGGACGACGACTTCACCGGCGGCGGCAGCGACCGGCTGGTCGACGCGATCGTGGCCTGGGGCGACGCGGACGTGATCCGGCGACGGGTGCAGGAACGCCACGCCGCGGGCGCCGACCACGTGGCCATCCAGCCGGTGGCCGCGGACCGCGGCCTGGGCCTGGACCAACTGCGGGAGCTGGCACCGGCGTTGCTGGAGGTGTGA
- a CDS encoding DUF397 domain-containing protein, whose amino-acid sequence MTNAAALHTVSDTLAWFKSSYSSDEGGDCIEVAYDWRKSSYSGSAGGDCIEVATSPQAIHVRDSKNPGGPALCVSAAAWAAFVADVAG is encoded by the coding sequence ATGACCAACGCAGCAGCCCTGCACACCGTCAGCGACACCCTCGCTTGGTTCAAGTCCAGCTACAGCAGCGACGAAGGCGGCGACTGCATCGAAGTCGCCTACGACTGGCGGAAGTCCAGCTACAGCGGCAGCGCGGGGGGCGACTGCATCGAGGTCGCCACCTCCCCCCAGGCCATCCACGTCCGCGACTCAAAGAACCCCGGCGGCCCGGCACTTTGCGTGAGCGCGGCCGCCTGGGCCGCCTTCGTCGCGGACGTGGCGGGCTGA
- a CDS encoding helix-turn-helix domain-containing protein, with protein sequence MHPVNKRKRITSWHVIGAQLSHFRKAARLTQPALAEAVGLHEDTIGSIEQGRRALKIDLAETLDELLDTKGALAVAVSNVPEREKLPAFVQDLLEHEDEALTLLSYQNSVVPGLLQTEAYGRALFSCLYPPIGAELAEERLSARLNRQKVFEREPTPPMMNFVLEEVMLHRPVGGPEVMREQIRYLRRCAELPFLGLQIMPTERTHAGLAGPMIVLETPEHDHVAYIETQRVSFLVDDPDEVSVYQQKYGMLRSQALTPDESMGLLDDLLGES encoded by the coding sequence ATGCACCCGGTGAACAAACGGAAGCGGATCACGTCCTGGCATGTGATCGGAGCCCAGTTGAGCCACTTCCGGAAGGCGGCTCGGTTGACGCAACCGGCGCTGGCCGAGGCGGTGGGTCTGCACGAGGACACCATCGGCTCGATCGAGCAGGGGCGCAGAGCGCTGAAGATCGATCTGGCCGAGACCCTCGATGAACTCCTCGACACCAAGGGGGCGTTGGCGGTCGCGGTGTCGAACGTCCCGGAGCGGGAGAAGCTGCCTGCGTTCGTGCAGGATCTGCTGGAGCATGAGGACGAGGCGCTGACGCTGCTCTCGTATCAGAACTCGGTGGTCCCTGGGCTGCTCCAGACCGAGGCATACGGCCGAGCACTCTTCTCCTGCCTATACCCGCCGATCGGCGCCGAGTTGGCGGAAGAGCGGCTCTCAGCACGTCTCAACCGCCAGAAGGTCTTCGAACGCGAGCCCACGCCTCCGATGATGAATTTCGTCCTGGAGGAGGTGATGCTGCATCGCCCCGTCGGCGGCCCCGAGGTAATGCGCGAGCAGATCCGATACTTGCGGAGGTGCGCCGAACTGCCCTTTCTCGGGCTACAGATCATGCCGACGGAACGCACTCATGCAGGGCTCGCTGGGCCGATGATTGTGCTCGAAACACCGGAACACGATCACGTCGCCTACATCGAGACACAGCGCGTGAGCTTCCTGGTCGATGACCCAGATGAGGTCAGTGTGTACCAACAGAAGTATGGGATGCTGCGTTCACAGGCCCTCACCCCGGACGAAAGCATGGGTCTGCTGGACGATCTGCTAGGAGAGTCATGA